The DNA window tattttaattgaaggataattgccttacagtgttgtgttcgtttctgctgtacaacaactcGAAGCAGCTATAGGAATACGTGCCCCCTCCCTGTCgaccttctctccctcccacctccatcctgcCCCTCCAGGCTGTCGCAGAGCCCTGTGCCATgctccctgtgttatacggcAGCCTCCCACCAGCTGTCTGTTAATATTCACACACGGCAGTGAGTGTATGCCAATGCTACGCTCTCAATTCACCGCAAAccctccttctcctgctgtgtccacagctCCTTTCTCTGTGTTTGCCTCTCTTtgcctgccctgcaaataggttcatctgtccCATTTCTCCAAGGGAAATCATGCATGTCACCCAAGCTCTACACATTAAGAAAACTGACACGTGTCTTTGCTTGAGATGGAGGTATACTGAAGTTCTGTGAAACTAACGCAAAGGCATATCTGAGGCTGACCATAAACCCTGATTGGCAGTGCTGTgtgtaataaaaatgaaaaaaaaattaccacttaaaaaatattattctaaattCACTTTTGCCaggaatgaaagtaaaaaagttaaATCCTACCTGACTTTGGTGCTGAAAGGAGTGGAAGAGCTTGGGGGAGGGACCTGAGGCTCTCACCCCTCTTCCCAACCTGCACTTACTCCTCCAGAGTCCATCTGCCCAGAGAAAGGGAAGATGTACTTTTCTGCTCTCTGTCCAGGAGTCCTGGGAGAGTGCAGGGCACTTATAAAGACATATGCTAACTTGCTCGCAGGTGCACAAGAAGCTTAGAGAGACCGTTGATGGGGTGAGCCATGCATCAAGAGTGATACCTTTCCTTCCATTAGCAGTTAATTGAAGGATATGCCCACCACCTCCTCTCTCTTCAGTTTTGGGCCAGCTACGTCCTTCTCTgatccatgtgtgtgcatgctcagttgcttcggtcatgtccgactctttgagatcctatggaccatagcccaccaggctcctctgtccatgggattctccaggcaagaatactggagcgggttgcagtgccctcctccaggggatcttcccaacccagagttcgaacccatgtctgttatgtttcctgcattagcaggtgagttctttaccactaacaccacctgggaagccccgtccTCCCACACATCACCACATCACTCCCTAAGCAGCAACAAGACCTAGACTCACCAGCCATGCTCATGAGCATGAAGAAGACACAGCACTTCATGTCAGGCTGGGATCTTGCCAGCAGCAAAGTCAGATCAAGCTCTCGGCTGTCTCAATCTTTAGTCCAAGTAGCCTTGGCAAGAACAGCTTtgccggcgggggcggggggtgggggtgggggatattACTTTGTGGGGGTAGGGAAGGAGCAAGGATGCTAGAGCAATCTTCAAACTAGCTCTTATCAAAATCCAGTTATATAAGGCACAGCTGGGAGCTGGCTCTGATGTGGGTGAAAGAGGAAGGGGCAGACACGTCCCGCCCCTGGTGCCTCTTCTCTGACCCTAAAGATCTCAGGAGTCATGAAGTACCTGCTGACAtccccctcccctttctgtgACATAATCATTCTttgttgtcccctcctccctttGTGATGGTGAACCTTATTCCCTGCCCTCACTTGTCATCTCCATTTCCCCAAgaatccctcttctcttctcagagACTCCTCAAACATTGGGGTATGACATAAAGGTAACAAGGCATCCTCCCCTCCCCGTTTTAGTGTTGAGGATGCTGTGGTCTTCACGGAAGTCAGCAGCAAAGTTAGGACTTGAAACTGAGTCTCCAGATTTCCTCTGATGTGTTGAATTGTACCTGAGTCCTGTGCTCCCAGAAAACACTGGTGGGTGAAGAAGTTTTGGCTTACCACAAAGAATGACCCTTCCCCATGTTAGTTTGAAGAGATTCTGCCCACGCTTTCTCAGGGCTCCCATAGAACTTTGGATGACTTCTTTGTTGATCTGTGACAAGGTCAATCACAggcccttttctcttttttacctgAACTCACTGACACGGCCAGACATGGACCCTCCAATTCCCCAATTTGTCTCTCATCAATGATTAGCTGAGCTTGCAACTGTTACCCCCACCCCACAACAAATCTaactacaactagagagaaacaCTTCCTGTTCAGCTGACTGAGAATTCCTTGATTGTAAAACAACCTCAACCGTTCACCTCTCCAGCTGTGACTTGTATATATCTCCCTACAAAAGTCTTAAGGTAAAATCATTCTGCTGAGACACTCTGATCTTCAAATACCTCTTATTGCAGTAATCTGAATAACACGAATCTCCTTACCTGTTCAGTTTTTGTGTTGGACACTCGCTACTCTTTTTAATGTTATCCCACTCCTTTTTATAAGTTAGCCTTAACTTTCTGACTGCCCTCCCCTCACCCTGAGATATGTAACTAATAATGGGTTCAATCatggatattggtctgtagttttcttgtgttGTTTTTGGCTTGGGTATCAGGATAGtgctggccttgtagaatgagtttggaagtgttctctCTCCTTCAATGTTTGGAGGAGTTTGAGAAGGGTTGGTGTTCATTAtctgaatgtttggtagaattctccagtgaagctCTCTGATCCTGTCTTGTTTTCTGTGTTGAGAGGTTTTGATTACTGATCTGATCTCTTTACTCATTATTGggctgttcagattttctatttataaagtgcttagaacagtgagTTCTAATGGTAAATAGTAATGCTATATAAACACTTGTTAAATAATAACCTTAGGATCCCCATATTTTTCTGGGGACACATTTTGCTCTTTATGTTCAAAtactgctgttcagttcagttcagttcagtcgctcagtcgtgtccgactctttgtgaccccatgaattgcagcacgccaggcctccctgtccatcaccaactcccggagttcactcagagtcacatccattgagtcggtgatgccatccagccatctcatcctctgtcgtccccttctcctcctgcccccaatccctcccagcaatgatcaactctttgcatgaagtggccaaagtactggagtttcagctttagcatcattccttccaaagaaatcccagggctgatcttcagaatggactggttggatctccttgcagtccaagggactctcaagagttttctccaacaccacagttcaaaagcatcaattcttcagcgctcaaccttcttcacagtccaactcttacatccatacatgaccacaggaaaaaccatagccttgactagacagaccttagtcagcaaagtaatgtctctgcttttcaatatgctatctaggttggtcataacttttcctccaaggagtaagcgtcttttaatttcatggctgcagtcaccatctgcagtgattttggagccccccaaaataaaatctgacactgtttccactgtttcccatctatttcccatggagtgatgggacaggatgccatgatcttcattttctgaatgttgagctttaagccaactttttcgctttcctctttcactttcatccagaggctttttagttcctcttcactttctgccataagggtggtgtcatctgcatatctgaggttattgatatttctcccggcaatcctgattccagcttgtgttttttccagtccagcatttctcatgatgtactttgcatataagttaaataagcagggtgacaatagacagccttgacgtactccttttcctatttggaaacagtctgttgttccatgtccagttctaacggttgcttcctgaactgcataagTCCTTAAAGCTTTGTAAAATTTCTATATGTATTAATAGTAGTGAAGAGCATAGACTCAGGAGTTAGTTCAGGCTTCACTTCCTGGCTTTAGGACTTTTTAGCTGTCTagtctggaaaaggcaatggcaccccactccagtactcttgcctggaaaatcccatgcaaggaggagcctggtagcctgcagtccatggggtagctaagagtcagacatgactgagcgactgaactgaactgaactgaaggttgctgctgctgctgctgctgttaagtcgcttcagttgtgtccgactctgtgcgaccccatgaatcacagcacgccaggcctccctgtccatcaccaactcccagagttcactcagagtcacgtccatcgagtcggtgatgccatccagccatctcatcctctgtcgtccccttctcctcctgcccccaatccctcccagcaatgatcaactctttgcatgaggtggccaaagtactggagtttcagctttagcatcattccttccaaagaaatcccagggctgatctccttcagaatgggctggttggatctccttgcagtccaagggactctcacgagtcttctccaacaccacagttcaaaagcatctattcttcggcactcagctttcttcacagtccaactctcacatccatacatgaccacaggaaaaaccatagccttgactagacagacctttgttggcaaagtaatgtctctgcttttgaatgtgctgtctaggttggtcataacttttctttcaaggagtaagcgtcttttaatttcatggctgcagtcaccatctgcagtgattttggagccccaaaaaataaagtctgacactgtttccactgtttccccatgtatttcctatgaagtgatggaaccagatgccatgatcttcattttctgaatgttgagctttaagccaactttttcactctcctctttcactttcatccaggggcgttttagttcctcttcactttctgccataagggtgtcatatctgaggttattgatatttctcccagcaatcttgattctagcttgtgattcctccagcccagtgtttctcatgatgtactctgcatataagttaaataagcagagtgacaatagacagccttgacattctccttttcgtatttggaaccagtctgttgttccatgtccagttctaactgttgcttgctgacctgcatataggtttctcaagaggcaggtcaggtggtctggtattcctatctaaCCTTAgaattactcagttcagttcagttgctcagtcatatctgactctttgtgaccccgtggactgcagcacaccagacctctctgtccgttgccaacttctggagtttactcaaactcatgtccattgagtttatagccctactctcacatccatttacgactactagaaaaaccatagctttgactagacagacctttgttggcaaagtaatgtctctgctttttaatatgctgtctgggttggtcataacttttcttctaaggagcaagcatcttttaatttcatagctgcagtcaccatctgcagtgattttgaagcccctcaaaataaattctgccacgGTTTtgccatcgatttgccatgaagtgatgggaccggatgccatgatcttggttttctgaatgttgagctttaagccaacttttccactctcctctttcactttcatcaagaggccctaaCCAAATATATACCAAGTAGACCATGTTTATTGACAAATAAAAGTCTACTCCTTGCTTGGATGGTGTGCCATGTAACTTGATTATAAGTTTCAACAGTATAATCTCCTTCAGTGATTGGCTCAATTATGTGCAAGTGACCAAATTCAGTTAAGGAGACACATACAATATTTGACAGGGACTTCTGAGGAAAAAGCTGCTTTCTCCCTAGATACAGGCAGGGGGCCTAAGATGATTAGGTGAATAGGTATatattggtggtggtgatgggtggGATAAAAAGACATATCACAGGGTACAAGAGAATCTTGAAATTCATTTGTTTCTGTAGGGAAGCCTGAGATTTTTAGATAAGACAGACATAAGGtagtgaatcccagggacgggagagcctggtgggctgccgtctatgggatcgcacagagcattaaaaaaaaaagagttacatGTGAAATTATTTTAGGCCATAAGTAAACATAAATGCAATTCAATAACAACTAAGGAAACACACAGGGCAGATTAGTTATAACTGAACACTTAAGAGCCTTGAACTCAAGGCTAAGGAATTTGGGCTCCATCCTAGTGGCATGATAAGGCAATATTAAAGACTTCAGGACTGCTTGGTACAAATGTGGATCCAGAGGTATACAAAGGCATAGAAATTTGGTAAAAGTAATATCCCTCTTGCTGTACCTTCTTCTTCTAAGATACCTGTTATGGACTATATATTTGTATTCCTCACCACCAAAATTCATATATGCAGTCTAACGCCCAAGGAGCAAGAAGGTAGAGCCtttggctttgttgttgttcagtcgctcagtcctgtctgactctttgtgaccccatggattgcagcatgccaggcttccctgtccattagcatctcctggagtttgctcagactcatgtgcattgagtcagtgatgccatccaaccatctcatcctctgtcgcccccttctcttcccaccttcgatctttcccagcatcagggtctttttcgatgagttggctcttcacatcaggtggccaaagtattggagtttcagcttcaacatcagtccttccaatgaaatttcagggttgatttcctataggactgactggtttgacctccttgctgtccaagggactcttaggagtcttctccagcaccacagttcaagagcattaattctttggcactcagcctattttatcatccagctctcacatctgtacctgaactactggaaaaaccatagctttgaccacagggacctttgtaggcaaagtaatgtctctgctttttaatatgctgtctaggtttgtcattgctcttcttccaaggagcaagcatcctttaatttcatgggctgtagtcactgtcaacagtgattttgaagcctgagaaaacaatgtttccattgtttccccatttatttgccacgaagtgatgggaccagatgccatgatcttagttttttgaatgttgagttttaggccagctatttcactctcctctttcaccttcatcaagagactcttcagttcctcttcactttctaccattggggtggtgccatctgcatatctgaggttattgatatttctcccggcaatcttgattccagcttgtgcttcatgcagcctggcattttgcatggtgcactctgcatataagttaagtaagcaggatgacaatatacagacttgatgtactttCCCAATTTTGCACCAGCctgtgttccatgtccggttataattgttgcttcttgacctgcatgcagatgtCTCAGGAGGCCAGTAAGgcgatctggtattcccatctctttaagagggAAGGAAGGCTTAGATGAGGTCATAAAGGTGGAGCCCCCATCATGGAATTAGTGGTCTTACAAGAAGGTGATACTGTCACCGAACACAAGTCCCTATGCCCAACACACAATGAAGCAGAACAAtaccaaaacattggagtttggagaagagaaaagtttattgcagggccatgcaaggaaaCAGGTGGCTTAAACATGGAGTTTGGCTTAAACCTCAAGTTCCCTGAAAGCTGTCAGCAAAGCCCTTTTATAAGAAAATTGAGGGATGGGGTGTGGTTAGTTGTTACAAACATCTTGGTGTCAGAGCCTTTGTTCTTAAGGTAGGGTCATGGCTGTCACCATGTTGCTATAAATCTCCACCagaacaaatgttattctctgttccgacaagaaaaggaaatgtccCAAGGCTCTACTTTCACCTGCCAAGATCCAGGCCCTGGCTATGAAAAAGGGATGTCTGCCCAGGTCGGTTACCTGCAGCGTTCAACCAGCATCCAATGTGCATCTCCCCACTAGTTCCCAGGCCCAGCTGATGAGACAGATCGCACCTGGTTCCCTCGGGATTGggtccccagaccctgcccagcTGTCATCACTGAGTGTGCCAGGTGCCCAGGACCCAgctggcccccaggctcctcaggccaccCAACGTTGTGAAGTGGGGTGTGTACCATGGACCCATGCAGACAGCCCCAGCCATTAGGTTGCAGAGGAAGTGATGGGAGACAGACTTTTCTAGCCAGGGGGTGGCCGCAGTGAGGACTCGGTACTCTGCAGGACACAGCCCCCAGTCTGTCCCCCCAGCCCACCCAGCTTACCTGCCTGCTCAAGGTGGGAAGGCCTGCAGGGGCTCGGGGAGAAGGCCTCCACTTACCCCTTACCACACTCTCCTCTGGGAGGACCACAACACAGCCAACCATTGGCCAAGGGCAACTTCCACCCACCAGGTGAAAGGCCTCCTTCTAATGATCTGGTAGTAATGGTTTCTTGATAATAGGGTAACAGCTGCATGCTATTGGCTGCACTCTACTCACCCCTATTAAAGTACCAGAGTCAGCTCTCTCACATATGTGAGGATACAAAAAGGCAGCTATCTACAAGCCAGAAACTGGGCCCCCTTCTATgtcaccttgatcttgaactttccAGCCTCAAACACTGTAATTAATGTCTGTTActtaagccacccaatctgtggTTTTCTGGTTATAGAGCACCAACTAAGATAACACCCATCTATCACCCACCCATCATGTGATCCTACTGGGGATTACAAACATTTTTACCTTTCAGACCTCCTCCTCCTATTCCAATGCTTTTATGTTTACACCATATTGTatcttttttcctgtgtgtgtgtgctaagttgcttctgtctggcccaactctttgcgatcctaggGACCGTagcctccaagctcctctgtccatgagatgctcaaggcaagagcactggagtgggttgccatgccctcctccaggggatcttcctgacccagagatccaacccacatttcttatgtctcctgcattggcaggcagattctttaccaccagcgctaCCTGGGAGGCACGTTTTTTCTTGATTCATATCAAATACACATAGGAATCATGTGTTGGGACCTGTACTCCTAGTCATTCTCTGAATGATCCAGGGAACAGTGTTACAGGGCTAAAGGAGGTATCTGTGCTTCCTCTTGGGATAAGgctgaaaagaacagaaaacaccACCCTTGTAGCCTAGACTTTTATGACCTCAGGGTAATAGATCAATTTTCCACAAACTTATCTACATTCCATCTTCACATAATAGTTCAACTCCATGTCCACTGCTTTCTCAGCAGCCAGACTGAAGAGAAAGTACATAAAAAACAACTAATGACCCTTGAAGATATTTGGttttataaatgattttatttcagtAGTGTTTTCAGGATGGGAGGAAGGTGACGCTGGCTAACAGGGAGGGTCATGAAGAGATGAAGCTGTTTAGTTGGAAGCGATGGTCTGCTGAATCCAGCTCACGTAGTTGCAGACCTTGGTGTAGACCCCAGGCTTGTTTTTCTGAGCGCAACCATAGCCCCAGGAGACAATGCCCTGGAGCTTTCCATTGCAGACCACAGGGCCACCAGAGTCACCCTGGGCGGGAAGGAAGAGCCAGGTAGAGCTCAGAGCTCTGCACAGAGGGGAGAAAGGCTCAAAGGTGTTCCTCCTTTCCCCGGGGACCACGTTTCCAAGTGCTGATCCTCCACGAAGCCCATCTCTTTCCCGGGAAAGCCCACCCTCGTTCTCCACGCCATgccccttttctttctcctccctccttctagatcccttctttcctcagctgcaGGTCTGtaaggccagaaaggaatgggtaGTTCAGTGCTGCCCACCCAGCCAGGCTCTTTTCAGAGTTTGCCACCACTATATCCTTCCTCAGAAGGGCACCTGGATGTACTGCTTGCACATGATCTGTGTATCTTTTCGCCTGAAACTTAATCATTAATACGGCAAAAAGAAAACTTGTTATTTTTCCCCAGCCTATCTTGAGCCCTCATGATCAGTCCCAGAGACTGCTTTTCAATGTTCTGTGTTTCAGGAACTGGGGAATGCGGCGGAGATACGTGAGGCTGAGCTGAAGGACAAGGAGCGCGAAGCAGCTCACCTGGCAGGAGTCCTTTCCGCCCTCCAGGTAGCCCGCACAGAACATGTTGCTGGTGATCTGGCCTGGGTAGGCACTTTTGCAAGAGCTGTCAGATAGGATGGGGGCCTTCAGACACTGCAGGACATCAGGGTAGCTGGCTGTTGGGGACAAGATTGAAAAGAGAAGAGGATTACCCATACATTCTGGGAAATATCTTTCTCAATACCTCTCCCCATCTTCCCAATATTCCCATTCCTTCCCTCCAATTGCTAGTAGCTTCtattttggaagaaaaaccaTTATCTGGATGGTCTTCCAAATGGTTTTAGTCAGCAAATTGTTCTCTCCCTAATACTAgtatctgatgctgggagggattgggggcaggaggagaaggggaagacagaggatgagatagctggatggcatcacggacttgatgaacatgagtctgagtgaactccgagagatggtgatggacagggaagcctggtgtgctgcgattcatggggttgcaaagagtcggacacgactgagtgactgaactgaactgaactgaactgaatactagtATCAGTGACCACATATCTTCAACCTGGAGACTTTATTTCTGAAGCAGGGCTATACTTTGAGCAGTTCCAACCTCAGCCTCTGTTCTATGTACCTCCTCATTCTTTGCTTCTCGGCAAATCACCATTCATGTTTTAGCTGCATGCCTGGCAACTTTAGCGTAGTCCTTTCTTTCTGTGTTGTCAAGCAGAGAGCCTACACATTTCAGTTATATATCCCAAGATTCCACAGAACGCCAGTCTCCTCTGGGAACGCTGCCTTGGGTGACAGAGGGCTACCTGACCCTGAGCATGGTTTTCACCTCCAGGATTCTCAGACCTGCTGACCGCGTCCCCGTAAGACTTACTGCCGCTGCTCTTGGTGTTGCCCCAGCCAGAGATGAGACACTGGGTGCCAGCAGAGGCACAGGATGTTGGCAGAGAGACAGAGGCTACTCGGCTGTTGAGACTGGCAGCTGATTTCAGTTTAATCAGCATGATGTCGTTGTTTAAGGTGTTTGAGTTGTAGCTGGGATGGACGATGCTCTTGGATGCGCTGATGAATTGCTCATTGCCCTCAGCGACGTTAATGTTGTCTTCTCCCAGACGCACTTGGATTCCACTGGATCAAAAGATGACAAGTTCTCTAAGTCTCCAGTGTGAGGGCCTCCCCCTCCCCGTGGAGCCCAGTCTTGAGCATAAGCACAGACAGAGGGCCCTTGCAGTgcacgcatgtgcacacacacacacacacacacacacactcatctcctgcgtcccctgcattagtagggtgattctttaccactgagccacctgggaaagagCTATGTTAGAATACTCTAGATATATTCAACTACTCACTATTTTCCTCCCTGTGTCTTTACTGCCTTCATTTGGAAGGCCTCAATGCATACAATGTCTGGTGGGGGCGTATAATGAGGTCTTGGAATCTGAATGCTCCCCCTCAAGCATGACTCTGTTCACCCTGATTGTCTGTGGCATGGTTGAGGATGCCCTGACCTCAGAGAACAGGGCTGTGAGTACTGGTTACTTACGACTTGTAGCAGTGAGCCGCAGACACCACCCACCGGCTGTTGATGAGGGAGCCCCCGCAGAAGTGGTAGCCAGAGTTCAGAGACACTTGGTAGGGGACAGTATTTGCCCCACAGGTGTAGCCGCCCACGATCTTGTCATCATCGTCCACGGGGAAAGCAACTGAACAGAGGAAAGTTGCAAACTATCTGAAGAACTGATCCACTGTGGAATTTCTACTTTGTAGCAAGGTTTTGCAgatgaaccagaaaaaaaaaaataggtcctATTTTCTTATCAGGGATAATCAAGAAACTGTGATTTTagcattattattttcaaaatcttattGTTCTATACACTTGACACATATGCTAAATATTTATGCTATTATAACTATTAATGTTTAATGCATGCTTTACATTTGATCTAtatacagatttcttttttttatgtatGTGATACACACACTCATAGCAGAGACTCCTCACACAATATACGTCTTGAAGCCCACTAcctgagaatataaagaatatttttggcACA is part of the Ovis aries strain OAR_USU_Benz2616 breed Rambouillet chromosome 4, ARS-UI_Ramb_v3.0, whole genome shotgun sequence genome and encodes:
- the LOC101111795 gene encoding serine protease 1, which translates into the protein MKTFIFLALLGAAVAFPVDDDDKIVGGYTCGANTVPYQVSLNSGYHFCGGSLINSRWVVSAAHCYKSGIQVRLGEDNINVAEGNEQFISASKSIVHPSYNSNTLNNDIMLIKLKSAASLNSRVASVSLPTSCASAGTQCLISGWGNTKSSGSNYPDVLQCLKAPILSDSSCKSAYPGQITSNMFCAGYLEGGKDSCQGDSGGPVVCNGKLQGIVSWGYGCAQKNKPGVYTKVCNYVSWIQQTIASN